The Desulfohalovibrio reitneri genome contains a region encoding:
- a CDS encoding ABC transporter ATP-binding protein has product MAAPVLSVTDLRASFFTPRGEARAVDGVSLDIHPGETLAVVGESGCGKTMVALSVLDLVPGPSGRVVGGSVKLGQTELRSLSARQMRDVRGNRIAMIFQEPMTSLNPVFRVGEQIAEPLRLHKNLSKRQAAEKAVELLAMVGIPNPARRARSYPHELSGGMRQRVVIAMALSCGPEVLLADEPTTALDVTIQAEILRLLQRLREEEGAGVMLITHDLGVVAEAADRAVVMYAGQVVEQADVRSLFRDPLHPYTRGLLESLPRVEEGGVHLNPIEGMVPSLLDLPGGCRFRPRCPRAFGKCPQDPPLFQRSGRLVRCWLHE; this is encoded by the coding sequence ATGGCCGCTCCCGTCCTTTCCGTCACCGACCTGCGTGCCTCCTTCTTCACCCCCCGGGGCGAGGCGCGGGCCGTGGACGGCGTGAGCCTGGACATCCACCCCGGCGAGACCCTGGCCGTGGTGGGCGAGTCCGGCTGCGGCAAGACCATGGTGGCGCTGTCCGTGCTGGACCTGGTGCCCGGCCCCTCCGGCCGGGTGGTGGGCGGCTCGGTGAAGCTCGGGCAGACCGAGCTGCGCTCCCTCTCCGCGCGGCAAATGCGCGACGTGCGCGGCAACCGCATCGCCATGATCTTCCAGGAGCCCATGACCTCCCTCAACCCCGTATTCCGGGTGGGGGAGCAGATCGCCGAGCCCCTGCGCCTGCACAAGAACCTCTCCAAGAGACAGGCCGCGGAAAAGGCCGTGGAACTGCTGGCCATGGTGGGCATCCCCAACCCCGCCCGTCGCGCCCGCTCCTACCCCCACGAGCTTTCCGGCGGCATGCGCCAGCGGGTGGTCATCGCCATGGCCCTGTCCTGCGGGCCGGAAGTCCTGCTGGCGGACGAGCCCACCACCGCCCTGGACGTGACCATCCAGGCGGAAATCCTGCGCCTTCTCCAGCGCCTGCGCGAGGAGGAAGGGGCCGGGGTCATGCTCATCACCCACGACCTGGGCGTGGTGGCCGAGGCCGCGGACCGGGCCGTTGTCATGTACGCCGGACAAGTCGTTGAGCAGGCGGACGTGCGCTCCCTTTTCCGCGACCCCCTGCACCCCTACACGCGCGGCCTGCTGGAATCCCTGCCCCGCGTGGAGGAGGGCGGAGTCCACCTCAACCCCATCGAGGGCATGGTGCCCTCCCTGCTGGATCTGCCCGGGGGCTGCCGTTTCCGCCCCCGTTGCCCCCGCGCCTTCGGCAAGTGCCCCCAGGACCCCCCGCTGTTCCAGCGCTCCGGCCGTCTGGTGCGCTGCTGGCTGCACGAGTAG
- a CDS encoding MFS transporter, translated as MAESASGVSSKRQALVAARSVWVLLFGICLLMLGNGLQGSLLGVRATQEGFGGGLTGLVMSGFFAGFLLGSRWTPSAVRSVGHVRVFAALASVASVSILVHAVFVTPLVWGVMRFLTGLCLAGVYVVAESWLNDRAGNGSRGQLLAIYMVVTFLGMGGGQFLLNAADPGGAELFILASVLISLAVVPMLLTAAPVPESGAVDPVGLRRLFQVSPLGTVGTFVAGITNGTVFGMGAVYAHQAGLSVAEVALFMGVLIAGGAVFQYPVGMLSDIFDRRVVIMGVAFAAAGVAVAAQWAAGWSEGWLLALVGLFGGLALAVHSLCLAYTNDSLYSSEMVAASSGLVLVLGAGSILGPPVVGWLMDVLGPGGFFWWLALVHVAIGLYTLWRIVYHSGTPAEEQGPYVAMPAQASQFATEAAEEVYAEQEEERAE; from the coding sequence ATGGCTGAATCGGCGAGTGGTGTGAGTTCCAAGCGGCAGGCCCTGGTGGCGGCCCGGAGCGTGTGGGTGTTGTTGTTCGGCATTTGCCTGTTGATGCTGGGCAACGGCTTGCAGGGCAGTCTGCTGGGTGTGCGGGCCACGCAGGAGGGGTTCGGCGGCGGTTTGACCGGTCTGGTCATGTCCGGGTTCTTCGCCGGGTTCCTGCTTGGGTCGCGCTGGACGCCGAGCGCGGTGCGGAGCGTGGGCCACGTGCGGGTGTTCGCGGCTCTGGCCTCGGTGGCTTCGGTGTCCATCCTGGTGCACGCGGTGTTCGTCACGCCGCTGGTCTGGGGCGTCATGCGGTTTCTCACCGGCCTGTGCCTGGCCGGGGTGTACGTGGTGGCCGAGAGCTGGCTGAACGACCGGGCGGGGAACGGCAGCCGGGGGCAGCTTTTGGCCATCTACATGGTGGTGACCTTCCTGGGCATGGGCGGCGGACAGTTCCTGCTCAACGCGGCGGATCCCGGCGGCGCGGAGCTGTTCATACTGGCTTCGGTGCTCATTTCCCTGGCCGTGGTGCCCATGCTGCTGACGGCCGCGCCGGTGCCCGAATCCGGCGCGGTTGACCCGGTGGGCCTGCGGCGGCTTTTTCAGGTCTCGCCGCTGGGCACGGTGGGGACGTTCGTGGCCGGGATAACCAACGGCACGGTTTTCGGCATGGGCGCGGTGTACGCCCATCAGGCCGGGCTTTCCGTGGCCGAGGTGGCGCTCTTCATGGGCGTGCTCATCGCGGGCGGGGCTGTGTTCCAGTACCCGGTGGGCATGCTTTCGGACATCTTCGACCGGAGGGTGGTCATCATGGGGGTGGCCTTCGCCGCGGCCGGGGTGGCCGTGGCGGCGCAGTGGGCCGCGGGCTGGTCCGAGGGCTGGCTGCTGGCGCTGGTCGGCCTGTTCGGCGGGCTGGCGCTGGCGGTTCACTCGCTGTGCCTGGCCTACACCAACGACTCCCTGTATTCCTCGGAGATGGTGGCGGCCAGCTCCGGCTTGGTGCTGGTGCTGGGCGCGGGCTCCATCCTCGGCCCGCCGGTGGTGGGCTGGCTCATGGATGTTTTGGGGCCGGGAGGCTTCTTCTGGTGGCTGGCCCTGGTGCACGTGGCCATCGGCCTCTACACCCTGTGGCGCATCGTCTACCACTCCGGAACCCCGGCCGAGGAGCAGGGGCCGTACGTGGCCATGCCCGCACAGGCCTCGCAATTCGCCACGGAAGCCGCCGAGGAGGTCTACGCCGAGCAGGAGGAGGAGCGGGCGGAGTAA
- a CDS encoding ubiquinone/menaquinone biosynthesis methyltransferase, translating to MFGRIARVYDPLNRTLSLGQDVWWRKRLVAALRPEPGRPVLDLACGTLDVGLECRRRYPDTPVLAMDFSEPMLRRGRDKALARGEIGSVLPALADGRALPLPDESVAAASIAFGIRNIRPRSDAFAELHRVLRPGGRLGVLEFGTGRARIWKGAYNFYLNRVLPGVGRLVSGDSGAYRYLADTIREFPPARELAGEMRQAGFDRVAWLPLLSGIVYLHVAEKAPTDDVRRGPAR from the coding sequence ATGTTCGGCCGCATCGCCCGCGTCTACGACCCGCTCAACCGCACCCTCTCCCTGGGACAGGACGTCTGGTGGCGCAAGCGGCTGGTGGCCGCGTTGCGTCCGGAGCCCGGCCGCCCCGTGCTGGATCTGGCCTGCGGCACCCTGGACGTGGGGCTGGAATGCCGCCGCCGCTATCCGGACACCCCGGTGCTGGCCATGGACTTTTCCGAACCCATGCTGCGCCGGGGCCGCGACAAGGCCCTGGCCCGGGGCGAGATAGGCTCGGTGCTGCCCGCCCTGGCCGACGGCCGCGCCCTGCCCCTGCCTGACGAGTCCGTTGCCGCCGCCTCCATAGCCTTCGGCATCCGCAACATCCGCCCTCGCTCGGACGCCTTCGCCGAGCTGCACCGCGTACTGCGCCCCGGGGGCAGGCTGGGCGTGCTGGAGTTCGGCACCGGGCGGGCGCGCATCTGGAAGGGGGCCTACAATTTCTACCTGAACCGCGTGCTGCCCGGCGTGGGGCGGCTGGTCTCCGGCGACTCCGGGGCCTACCGCTACCTGGCGGACACCATCCGCGAGTTCCCCCCGGCGCGGGAGCTGGCCGGGGAAATGCGCCAAGCCGGGTTCGACCGGGTGGCCTGGCTGCCGCTGCTTTCCGGCATCGTCTACCTCCACGTGGCCGAAAAGGCCCCCACGGACGACGTCAGGCGCGGACCAGCCAGATGA
- a CDS encoding MgtC/SapB family protein: MNPLPGLDWSVVLAHLVRLFVAYVLALPVGWNRERSKYGMGLRTFPLVAVASCGFMLIGIDVLDSTEAESRVVQGIITGIGFIGGGAILKNKGEGVSGTSTAAGIWGTGAMGLAVAYGRLEIAVVLAALNFVTLWFLGYVEERLHKAD; this comes from the coding sequence ATGAACCCGCTGCCGGGACTGGACTGGAGCGTGGTTCTGGCCCACTTGGTGCGGTTGTTCGTGGCCTACGTGCTGGCCTTGCCGGTGGGCTGGAACCGCGAGCGAAGCAAATACGGCATGGGGTTGCGGACCTTCCCCCTGGTGGCCGTGGCTTCGTGCGGCTTCATGCTCATCGGCATCGACGTGCTGGACAGTACGGAAGCTGAATCACGGGTAGTGCAGGGCATCATCACCGGCATCGGCTTCATCGGCGGCGGGGCCATCCTCAAAAACAAGGGCGAGGGGGTCTCGGGCACGTCCACGGCAGCCGGCATATGGGGCACCGGCGCCATGGGACTGGCTGTGGCCTACGGCCGCCTGGAGATCGCCGTGGTGCTGGCGGCGTTGAACTTCGTCACGCTGTGGTTCCTCGGCTACGTTGAGGAAAGGCTGCACAAGGCTGACTGA
- a CDS encoding DUF2065 domain-containing protein, which yields MSIDWSLILTALGLALVFEGLPYFLWSERMPEVLLRLAAMRPGSRRLLGLTSIVAGLVVIWLVRA from the coding sequence ATGTCCATCGACTGGTCCCTGATTCTCACCGCCTTGGGGCTGGCCCTGGTTTTCGAGGGGCTGCCCTATTTCCTGTGGTCCGAGCGCATGCCCGAGGTGCTGCTGCGCCTGGCGGCCATGCGCCCCGGGAGCCGACGCCTGCTCGGCCTGACTTCCATCGTGGCCGGACTGGTCGTCATCTGGCTGGTCCGCGCCTGA
- a CDS encoding PLDc N-terminal domain-containing protein, which produces MSSVAAILILILDIWAIINVLGSRSTTGVHKLLWVLLILLLPLIGFIIWLLAGPRRARA; this is translated from the coding sequence GTGTCGAGCGTCGCCGCCATACTCATTCTCATTCTGGACATCTGGGCCATCATCAACGTGCTGGGGTCCCGCTCCACCACCGGAGTGCATAAACTGCTATGGGTCCTGCTGATTCTGCTCCTGCCGCTCATCGGCTTCATCATCTGGCTGCTGGCGGGACCGCGTAGAGCCAGGGCATGA
- a CDS encoding cobalt-precorrin 5A hydrolase has translation MKTAVYALTRRGAEMGRRLAAALSADLHLPRRLAGAGEPGFDSLPELVARTFRAYDAHIFVAACGVAVRTIAPHLRDKYSDPAVVAVDAAGTFAVSLVSGHLGGANDLARRAAELLGAQPVVTTATDAAGAPAAEMLAVRAGLAVDGREAVVRTNLALAEGEPVGLYDPEGWLPLEPGEESFFQRGGAEDVAAMEAGVWVEARLRGLPPGHLALRPPALALGAGCRRGAAAGDILELIQTVLSDLNLSPLAVAGLASVELKRDEPGLLEAAARLGLEPVFYPAPALAAVDAPTPSARVEAATGTPSVCEAAALLLADELAAARSLNQNKELACPKRSNTTATVAVARLWAKRPAG, from the coding sequence GTGAAAACGGCGGTCTACGCCCTGACCCGGCGGGGGGCGGAGATGGGGCGGCGGCTGGCCGCCGCCCTGTCCGCCGACCTCCACCTGCCCCGGCGGCTGGCCGGGGCGGGGGAGCCGGGGTTCGACTCCCTGCCGGAACTGGTGGCACGGACCTTCCGCGCCTACGACGCCCACATCTTCGTGGCCGCCTGCGGGGTGGCCGTGCGGACCATCGCCCCCCACCTGCGCGACAAGTACTCCGACCCGGCCGTGGTGGCGGTGGACGCCGCCGGGACATTCGCCGTGTCCCTGGTCTCCGGCCACCTGGGCGGGGCCAACGATCTGGCCCGGCGGGCGGCGGAGCTGCTCGGAGCCCAGCCGGTCGTCACCACGGCCACCGACGCCGCCGGAGCACCGGCCGCCGAGATGCTGGCCGTCCGCGCCGGACTGGCCGTGGACGGGCGCGAGGCGGTGGTGCGGACCAATCTGGCCCTGGCCGAGGGCGAGCCGGTGGGGCTGTACGACCCCGAGGGCTGGCTGCCCCTGGAGCCCGGGGAGGAATCCTTTTTCCAGCGCGGCGGCGCGGAGGACGTGGCCGCCATGGAGGCCGGAGTGTGGGTGGAGGCCCGGCTGCGCGGCCTTCCCCCCGGCCACCTGGCCCTGCGCCCGCCGGCCCTGGCGCTGGGCGCGGGCTGCCGCCGGGGCGCGGCCGCGGGTGACATTCTGGAGTTGATCCAGACTGTCCTGTCCGACCTGAACCTTTCCCCCCTGGCCGTGGCCGGACTGGCCTCGGTGGAATTGAAGCGCGACGAGCCTGGATTGCTGGAGGCGGCGGCCAGGCTGGGCCTGGAGCCGGTCTTTTACCCCGCGCCCGCCCTGGCGGCAGTAGACGCGCCCACCCCGTCGGCGCGGGTGGAGGCGGCCACCGGCACGCCCAGCGTGTGCGAGGCGGCCGCCCTGCTGCTGGCGGACGAGCTGGCCGCCGCGCGTTCCCTCAACCAAAACAAGGAGTTGGCGTGTCCCAAGCGCAGCAACACGACGGCCACCGTGGCCGTGGCCCGGCTGTGGGCGAAACGCCCGGCAGGCTGA
- the hemL gene encoding glutamate-1-semialdehyde 2,1-aminomutase: MTRSEQLFARAQELIPGGVNSPVRACRSVGAEPLFITEAKGATLTSAEGEDFVDFVLSWGPMLLGHQHPAVQEAILKAVEKGASFGAPCEDEINLAEEIVDALPGVEMVRMVNSGTEATMSALRVARAFTGRSKVLKFVGCYHGHCDSFLASAGSGVATLSIPGTPGVPEEMVAQTLLAPYNDLEAVKKQFEAAGDDIAAVFVEPVAGNMGLVPPGEGFLKGLRQLCDEYGALLVFDEVITGFRVAYVGAQGRYSVTPDLTCMGKIIGGGMPVGAYGGRGDVMQRIAPCGDVYQAGTLAGNPVAMAAGVATLRTLKEQDYGLLEFRTKQFAEALADILRGKGLPVRLNQVASLFTLFFTENEVTDFDSAATADSDLYARFWGGMRRKGIYLAPSGFECAFTSFAHTEEDFEKALDAAKELRF; this comes from the coding sequence ATGACCCGATCTGAACAGCTTTTCGCCCGCGCCCAGGAACTCATCCCCGGCGGGGTCAACTCGCCGGTTCGCGCCTGCCGTTCGGTGGGCGCGGAGCCCCTCTTCATCACCGAGGCCAAGGGCGCCACCCTGACCTCGGCCGAGGGCGAGGACTTCGTCGATTTCGTGCTCTCCTGGGGGCCCATGCTGCTGGGCCATCAGCACCCGGCCGTGCAGGAGGCCATTCTCAAGGCCGTGGAGAAGGGGGCCAGCTTCGGCGCGCCCTGCGAGGACGAGATCAACCTGGCCGAGGAGATCGTGGACGCCCTGCCCGGCGTGGAGATGGTGCGCATGGTCAACTCCGGCACCGAGGCCACCATGAGCGCGCTGCGGGTGGCCCGCGCCTTCACCGGCCGCTCCAAAGTGCTGAAGTTCGTCGGCTGCTACCACGGCCACTGCGACTCCTTCCTGGCCAGCGCGGGTTCCGGCGTGGCCACCCTGTCCATCCCCGGCACCCCCGGCGTGCCCGAGGAGATGGTGGCCCAGACCCTGCTGGCGCCGTACAACGACCTGGAAGCGGTCAAGAAGCAGTTCGAGGCCGCGGGCGACGACATCGCGGCCGTGTTCGTGGAGCCGGTAGCCGGGAACATGGGCCTGGTGCCCCCGGGCGAAGGGTTCCTCAAGGGGCTGCGCCAGCTGTGCGACGAGTACGGCGCGCTACTGGTCTTCGACGAGGTCATCACCGGCTTCCGCGTGGCCTACGTGGGCGCGCAGGGCCGCTACTCCGTGACCCCGGACCTGACCTGCATGGGCAAGATCATCGGCGGCGGCATGCCGGTGGGCGCCTACGGCGGCCGGGGCGACGTCATGCAGCGCATCGCGCCCTGCGGCGACGTCTACCAGGCGGGCACCCTGGCCGGTAATCCCGTGGCCATGGCCGCGGGCGTGGCCACCCTGCGCACGCTCAAGGAGCAGGACTACGGCCTGCTGGAATTCCGCACCAAGCAGTTCGCCGAGGCACTGGCCGACATCCTGCGCGGCAAGGGGCTGCCGGTGCGGCTCAACCAGGTGGCCAGCCTCTTCACCCTCTTCTTCACGGAAAACGAGGTCACGGACTTCGACTCCGCCGCCACCGCGGACTCCGACCTCTACGCCCGCTTCTGGGGCGGCATGCGGCGCAAGGGCATCTACCTCGCGCCCAGCGGCTTCGAGTGCGCCTTCACCTCCTTCGCCCACACCGAGGAGGACTTCGAGAAGGCCCTGGACGCCGCCAAGGAGCTTCGCTTCTAG
- a CDS encoding DUF362 domain-containing protein, with amino-acid sequence MSYVIHIPHDGDDGAAVEAALAGLDPVPGLAGAEVVLLKPNLINASPFPVTSRAEFVRAVIRAMRARSDAAIVIGEGCGDATSETPEIFTALGFDQLARDEGVELLDLNHAELTETERPECAVFPRMHLPEILFRSFVVSLPVLKAHTLAGITGAVKNMMGVCPPSHYAAGGWKKSCFHSRMQGSVADLYAHRPPDLSIMDASVGLRSSHLGGPPLSPPANAVLAGTDAREVDRAACGLLGMDWRDVGHLR; translated from the coding sequence ATGTCCTACGTCATCCACATTCCACACGACGGCGACGACGGGGCTGCCGTGGAGGCGGCCCTGGCCGGGCTGGACCCGGTGCCCGGGCTGGCCGGGGCCGAGGTGGTTCTGCTCAAGCCCAACCTCATCAACGCCTCCCCCTTTCCGGTGACCAGCAGGGCGGAGTTCGTGCGGGCGGTCATCCGCGCCATGCGCGCCCGCTCGGACGCCGCCATCGTCATCGGCGAGGGCTGCGGCGACGCCACCAGCGAGACCCCGGAAATCTTCACCGCCCTGGGCTTCGACCAGCTTGCCCGGGACGAGGGCGTGGAGCTTCTGGACCTCAACCACGCCGAGTTGACCGAGACCGAGCGGCCGGAGTGCGCGGTCTTTCCGCGAATGCACCTGCCGGAAATCCTCTTCCGCTCCTTCGTCGTCTCCTTGCCCGTGCTCAAGGCGCACACCCTGGCCGGGATAACCGGCGCGGTGAAGAACATGATGGGCGTCTGTCCGCCGTCCCACTACGCCGCGGGCGGCTGGAAGAAGTCCTGCTTCCACAGCCGCATGCAGGGCTCGGTGGCCGACCTCTACGCCCACCGCCCGCCCGACCTTTCCATAATGGACGCCTCGGTGGGGCTGCGTTCCTCCCACCTGGGCGGCCCGCCCCTGTCCCCGCCAGCCAACGCGGTGCTGGCCGGAACCGACGCCCGCGAAGTGGACCGCGCCGCCTGCGGCCTGCTGGGCATGGACTGGCGGGACGTGGGCCATCTGCGCTGA
- the cobJ gene encoding precorrin-3B C(17)-methyltransferase yields the protein MSQAQQHDGHRGRGPAVGETPGRLSVAGLGPGGARHLTPEVRDRLEEARAVAGYTTYLGLIDPALLEGKKIISSGMTREVKRCAEAIEAAASGLDTVLVSSGDPGVYGMAGLVLEMLEERGLLESLDWEVLPGLPALSAASALLGAPLMHDFAVISLSDLLTPWETIEKRLEAAASADFVLVLYNPRSKKRPHLLRRALDIAGRHLPPETPVGHVRAASREKESVWRGTLATVDPARVDMLSLLVLGNSSTRLLGRKGSDPEAMVTPRGYREKYDLAGSEGDRDRREPADDAP from the coding sequence GTGTCCCAAGCGCAGCAACACGACGGCCACCGTGGCCGTGGCCCGGCTGTGGGCGAAACGCCCGGCAGGCTGAGCGTGGCCGGGCTGGGGCCCGGCGGCGCGCGCCACCTAACCCCCGAGGTGCGCGACCGGCTGGAGGAGGCCCGGGCCGTGGCCGGGTACACCACCTACCTGGGCCTCATCGACCCCGCCCTGCTGGAAGGCAAGAAAATCATTTCCTCTGGCATGACCCGCGAGGTGAAGCGCTGCGCCGAGGCCATCGAGGCGGCCGCATCCGGACTGGACACGGTGCTGGTTTCCTCTGGCGACCCCGGGGTCTACGGCATGGCCGGGCTGGTGCTGGAGATGCTTGAGGAACGAGGCCTGCTGGAATCCCTGGACTGGGAGGTGCTGCCCGGACTGCCCGCCCTCTCGGCCGCCTCCGCACTGCTGGGCGCGCCGCTCATGCACGATTTCGCCGTCATCAGCCTTTCCGACCTGCTGACCCCCTGGGAGACCATCGAAAAACGGCTGGAGGCCGCGGCGTCCGCCGACTTCGTCCTGGTGCTGTACAACCCGCGCTCCAAAAAACGCCCCCACCTGCTGCGACGCGCCCTGGACATCGCCGGGCGCCATCTCCCCCCCGAAACCCCCGTGGGGCACGTGCGCGCGGCCAGCCGGGAAAAAGAGTCCGTATGGCGGGGAACGCTGGCTACCGTGGACCCCGCCAGGGTTGATATGCTTTCCCTTTTGGTGCTAGGTAACTCCTCTACCAGACTTCTGGGCCGGAAAGGCTCCGACCCGGAAGCCATGGTCACTCCGCGAGGGTACCGCGAGAAGTACGACCTGGCAGGCTCCGAAGGCGACCGCGACAGGCGGGAACCGGCGGACGACGCGCCTTGA
- a CDS encoding cytochrome c3 family protein, with protein MRKLLFVCLTCAAVLGLFALPAVYAVDAPEDMMVTVPEGAEKTQAPVGFSHKRPGHAEYDCQTCHHTWDGQGEIKSCSAEGCHTDMKARKGGGSFYAAFHDRKNEASCVGCHSKEGKGPKICTECHPRD; from the coding sequence ATGAGGAAACTGCTGTTCGTCTGCTTGACGTGCGCCGCCGTGCTGGGGCTGTTCGCCCTGCCGGCCGTGTACGCCGTGGACGCCCCCGAAGACATGATGGTGACCGTGCCCGAAGGCGCCGAGAAAACCCAGGCCCCTGTGGGCTTCTCCCACAAGCGCCCCGGCCACGCCGAGTACGATTGCCAGACCTGCCACCACACCTGGGACGGCCAGGGCGAGATCAAGTCCTGTTCCGCCGAGGGCTGCCACACCGACATGAAGGCCCGCAAGGGCGGCGGCTCCTTCTACGCGGCCTTCCACGACCGCAAGAACGAAGCCTCCTGCGTCGGCTGCCACTCGAAAGAAGGCAAGGGTCCCAAAATCTGCACCGAGTGCCACCCCAGGGACTAA
- a CDS encoding nucleotide sugar dehydrogenase: MITFEELREHRSPVAVVGLGYVGLPLAVALCKHFKVLGFDVSAERVRQLRAGDDRTAEVDSESLAGADIDYTTDPARLREAGMVVVAVPTPIDSNRRPDLHPVRSASKAVGGNLRQGAVVVFESTVYPGLTEEICGPIIEEASGLRAGEDFFLGYSPERINPGDKIHTLSTIVKVVAGQTDETADLLERFYGTVVEAGIHRASSIRVAEAAKVIENTQRDINIALMNELSLIFERLGIDTTEVLRAAGTKWNFLPFSPGLVGGHCIGVDPYYLTHKAEETGYHPQMILAGRRINDSMGKHVAEACVKLLIKNGAIVNTARVGVLGLTFKENVPDLRNTRVTDIVAELEDFGCRVLVHDPQADPVEARHECGLELTPLEGMTGLDALVLAVPHREYLALGTDELSRFYADGKARVLLDIKAALDPDVLRAEGFTIWRL; encoded by the coding sequence ATGATCACTTTCGAGGAACTGCGGGAACACCGCTCCCCCGTGGCCGTCGTCGGTCTGGGCTACGTGGGCCTGCCGCTGGCCGTGGCCTTGTGCAAGCACTTCAAGGTGCTGGGCTTCGACGTTTCGGCCGAGCGGGTGCGCCAACTGCGCGCCGGCGACGACCGCACCGCCGAGGTGGATTCCGAGTCCCTGGCCGGGGCGGACATCGACTACACCACCGACCCTGCGCGGTTGCGCGAGGCGGGCATGGTTGTGGTGGCCGTGCCCACGCCCATCGACTCCAACCGCCGCCCGGACCTCCACCCCGTGCGCTCCGCCTCCAAGGCGGTGGGCGGCAACCTCCGCCAGGGCGCGGTGGTGGTCTTCGAGTCCACGGTCTATCCCGGCCTCACTGAGGAGATCTGCGGTCCCATCATCGAGGAGGCCTCCGGGCTGCGCGCGGGCGAGGATTTCTTCCTGGGCTACTCACCGGAGCGCATCAATCCCGGCGACAAGATCCACACCCTGTCCACCATCGTGAAGGTGGTGGCCGGGCAGACGGATGAGACCGCCGACCTGCTGGAGCGCTTCTACGGCACGGTGGTGGAGGCGGGCATCCACCGCGCGTCCTCCATCCGGGTGGCCGAGGCGGCCAAGGTCATCGAGAACACCCAGCGCGACATCAACATCGCCCTGATGAACGAGCTGTCGCTGATCTTCGAGCGGTTGGGCATCGACACCACCGAGGTGCTCCGGGCCGCTGGCACCAAATGGAACTTCCTGCCCTTCTCGCCGGGCCTTGTGGGCGGCCACTGCATCGGCGTGGACCCCTACTACCTGACCCACAAGGCGGAGGAGACCGGCTACCACCCGCAGATGATCCTGGCGGGCCGCCGCATCAACGACTCCATGGGCAAACACGTGGCCGAGGCCTGCGTGAAGCTGCTCATCAAGAACGGGGCCATCGTCAACACCGCGCGGGTGGGCGTGCTGGGGCTGACCTTCAAGGAGAACGTGCCGGACCTGCGCAACACACGGGTCACGGACATCGTGGCGGAGCTGGAGGACTTCGGCTGCCGGGTGCTGGTGCACGACCCCCAGGCCGACCCGGTCGAGGCCCGCCACGAGTGCGGCCTGGAGCTGACGCCGCTGGAGGGCATGACCGGGCTGGACGCCCTGGTGCTGGCCGTGCCCCACCGCGAGTACCTGGCCCTGGGCACTGACGAGCTGTCCCGCTTCTACGCCGACGGCAAGGCCAGGGTGCTGCTGGACATCAAGGCCGCCCTGGACCCCGACGTCCTGCGCGCCGAAGGCTTCACCATCTGGCGGCTGTAG
- a CDS encoding winged helix-turn-helix transcriptional regulator: MTNLDFSQAEKRALAILQRDLPDSATPFRDVAERVGLSEDEVLALVRRLKEDGVIRRFGATLRHQKAGYGHNAMVAWKVPEERAEEVGKTLAARPEISHCYRRRTAEDWPYTHYTMLHGRNPGECRDLAARLAAELGLPDYDILESERELKKTSMVYFAPDDMEDANDPI, translated from the coding sequence ATGACCAATCTCGATTTCAGCCAGGCGGAAAAGCGCGCCCTGGCCATACTCCAGCGCGACCTGCCGGATTCGGCCACCCCCTTCAGGGATGTGGCCGAGCGGGTGGGGCTGTCCGAGGACGAGGTGCTCGCCCTGGTGCGCCGCCTCAAGGAGGACGGGGTCATCCGGCGTTTTGGCGCCACCCTGCGCCACCAGAAGGCGGGCTACGGCCACAACGCCATGGTGGCCTGGAAGGTGCCGGAAGAACGGGCCGAGGAAGTGGGCAAGACCCTGGCCGCGCGGCCGGAGATATCCCACTGCTACCGCCGCCGCACCGCCGAGGACTGGCCCTATACCCACTATACCATGCTGCACGGCAGAAACCCCGGCGAGTGCCGCGACCTGGCCGCGCGCCTGGCCGCCGAGCTGGGCCTGCCGGATTACGACATTCTGGAAAGCGAACGGGAGCTGAAGAAGACCTCCATGGTCTACTTCGCCCCGGACGACATGGAGGACGCCAATGACCCGATCTGA